A genome region from Lucilia cuprina isolate Lc7/37 chromosome 3, ASM2204524v1, whole genome shotgun sequence includes the following:
- the LOC111685935 gene encoding uncharacterized protein LOC111685935 isoform X1 gives MGSLPNLHELEQIERKREKRREREMREQLAREASRERERLNQRKQHSTYNPYLMAGLGIGGIAPHNPTATGVGGPSAPVAAPNPPGTLPIGGAALLSYGAGMGAGSVGAAALKHHAHQHGPHHYRHSLTNRHRVLRTRSSGATHNIWDEQALEHLPAYSPISTRSHRINPVSSYHVQAALAASRRRESINSSIGATSIRRLITLNNRNCRHKIPAHVRQKVGKSFTFLALAHGLKCAVLVPIFGLQGSNSVWHHREEWLQVGPNIGSLLLSVGLLISACMCLVTPKLIHKFGYSLLMGANYVAVCLFLLCHLYPSIYTLLPAYILFGLSHSPSFISKIAVVVHYGSKLSCSQHECTLLSSHALDSWEEHKLFCNRDQKVRRLARWFHASKDFGIIIGAIIASLVLSCTSSDWNCPGANTKLPATTTTTTTTESSIAKLLLPATNSSAPLAAAFQSFIPSTPYVWNHLNGFKNEFYNLDEHGNRICGADMCPLWHSDLQAESYAAGNETIYSNFINEKPREGSFTLIVIYLVFATVALVFSVLVGKIHATFRHERIKGITDTLLFAGPLAYFIGTEQAYILSDFLRAFVSCSLGINMVPGAIIGMGIMQLIVSGTLSMLLRHTKRIVVILAGFFFHSCLLLALSTWKPSSDDSALFYVLAASWGACNGMWETLLLALVTLNHANHVAEVASPLQALRFLGLGITFAAHGFMCETPKIITLVIILVVSVLPYAMLEIRLESQRKAQLNNL, from the exons ATGGGTAGTTTACCAAATCTACACGAACTTGAACAAATAGAGCGCAAACGCGAAAAACGCCGAGAACGTGAAATGCGTGAGCAATTGGCGAGAGAGGCGAGTCGTGAAAGAGAACGTTTAAATCAGAGAAAG caGCATTCAACCTACAATCCTTATTTAATGGCTGGTTTGGGTATCGGAGGCATTGCACCACACAATCCAACAGCAACTGGTGTTGGTGGTCCGAGTGCACCCGTTGCTGCACCTAACCCACCCGGTACTCTTCCAATTGGTGGGGCAGCCCTCTTAAGCTATGGTGCTGGTATGGGTGCGGGTAGCGTTGGTGCAGCCGCACTAAAACATCATGCCCACCAACATGGACCCCATCATTATCGTCATTCATTGACAAATCGACATCGTGTATTGCGTACACGAAGTTCGGGTGCAACACACAATATATGGGATGAACAGGCCTTGGAG CATCTACCAGCCTATTCTCCCATATCGACTAGATCGCATCGTATCAATCCGGTATCATCATATCATGTACAAGCTGCCCTGGCAGCTTCACGTCGTCGAGAATCTATAAATAGTTCCATAGGAGCCACCTCGATACGACGACTAATAACTCTTAACAATCGTAATTGCCGGCATAAGATACCAGCTCATGTCAGACAGAAAGTTGGTAAATCTTTCACTTTTCTTGCCTTGGCTCATGGTCTGAAATGTGCTGTCCTAGTGCCAATATTTGGTTTACAAGGCTCCAATTCGGTATGGCATCATCGGGAAGAATGGCTGCAAGTAGGTCCTAATATTGGTTCTCTACTGCTCAGTGTGGGCTTACTTATATCTGCGTGCATGTGTCTGGTTACGCCTAAACTTATACATAAATTTGGTTATTCCCTGCTAATGGGTGCCAACTATGTGGCTGTGTGTTTATTTCTGCTGTGTCATTTATATCCCTCAATATATACTCTGCTGCCTGCTTATATACTATTCGGCTTGAGCCATAGTCCTTCGTTTATAAGTAAAATTGCTGTGGTTGTCCACTATGGCAGTAAACTGAGTTGTTCCCAGCATGAATGTACTCTGCTCTCTTCACATGCCTTGGATTCTTGGGAGGAGCATAAACTGTTTTGTAATCGTGATCAAAAAGTGAGACGTTTAGCTAGATGGTTTCATGCTTCCAAAGACTTTGGCATTATCATAGGCGCCATAATAGCTTCACTAGTATTATCGTGCACTTCAAGTGATTGGAATTGTCCGGGTGCAAATACAAAGCTACCTgctactactacaacaacaactactactgaGTCCAGTATTGCTAAACTTTTGCTACCAGCTACCAATTCTAGTGCACCTTTAGCGGCTGCTTTTCAATCATTTATACCCAGTACACCATATGTTTGGAATCATTTAAACGGCTTTAAAAATGAATTCTATAATCTAGATGAACATGGCAATCGCATTTGTGGTGCTGATATGTGTCCTCTGTGGCATAGTGATCTACAGGCGGAGAGTTATGCGGCAGGCAATGAAACCATATAttctaattttataaatgaGAAACCCCGAGAAGGCAGTTTTACTTTGATAGTGATATACTTGGTGTTTGCAACTGTTGCTTTGGTGTTCTCCGTATTGGTAGGTAAAATTCATGCCACTTTTCGTCATGAACGGATAAAGGGTATTACCGATACGCTACTATTCGCTGGTCCTTTGGCATATTTTATTGGTACCGAACAGGCTTATATTTTGAGTGACTTTTTGAGG GCCTTTGTTTCTTGCTCTTTGGGCATAAATATGGTACCAGGAGCTATAATAGGAATGGGTATAATGCAACTGATTGTGTCCGGAACTTTAAGTATGCTGCTGAGACATACTAAACGAATAGTGgtaatat TGGCCGGTTTCTTCTTTCACTCATGCCTACTGCTGGCCCTCTCCACCTGGAAACCCTCTAGTGATGATAGTGCACTATTCTATGTCCTGGCCGCCTCATGGGGTGCCTGCAATGGTATGTGGGAGACACTATTACTCGCTCTTGTAACACTAAATCATGCAAATCATGTAGCAGAGGTAGCATCACCATTACAAGCGTTACGTTTCCTAGGTTTGGGTATAACATTTGCTGCACATGGTTTTATGTGTGAAACACCGAAAATCATAACATTAGTCATAATACTGGTGGTGAGTGTGTTGCCATATGCAATGTTGGAAATACGTTTGGAATCACAGCGCAAAGCTCAGCTAAATAACTTATGA
- the LOC111685935 gene encoding uncharacterized protein LOC111685935 isoform X2, protein MGSLPNLHELEQIERKREKRREREMREQLAREASRERERLNQRKHSTYNPYLMAGLGIGGIAPHNPTATGVGGPSAPVAAPNPPGTLPIGGAALLSYGAGMGAGSVGAAALKHHAHQHGPHHYRHSLTNRHRVLRTRSSGATHNIWDEQALEHLPAYSPISTRSHRINPVSSYHVQAALAASRRRESINSSIGATSIRRLITLNNRNCRHKIPAHVRQKVGKSFTFLALAHGLKCAVLVPIFGLQGSNSVWHHREEWLQVGPNIGSLLLSVGLLISACMCLVTPKLIHKFGYSLLMGANYVAVCLFLLCHLYPSIYTLLPAYILFGLSHSPSFISKIAVVVHYGSKLSCSQHECTLLSSHALDSWEEHKLFCNRDQKVRRLARWFHASKDFGIIIGAIIASLVLSCTSSDWNCPGANTKLPATTTTTTTTESSIAKLLLPATNSSAPLAAAFQSFIPSTPYVWNHLNGFKNEFYNLDEHGNRICGADMCPLWHSDLQAESYAAGNETIYSNFINEKPREGSFTLIVIYLVFATVALVFSVLVGKIHATFRHERIKGITDTLLFAGPLAYFIGTEQAYILSDFLRAFVSCSLGINMVPGAIIGMGIMQLIVSGTLSMLLRHTKRIVVILAGFFFHSCLLLALSTWKPSSDDSALFYVLAASWGACNGMWETLLLALVTLNHANHVAEVASPLQALRFLGLGITFAAHGFMCETPKIITLVIILVVSVLPYAMLEIRLESQRKAQLNNL, encoded by the exons ATGGGTAGTTTACCAAATCTACACGAACTTGAACAAATAGAGCGCAAACGCGAAAAACGCCGAGAACGTGAAATGCGTGAGCAATTGGCGAGAGAGGCGAGTCGTGAAAGAGAACGTTTAAATCAGAGAAAG CATTCAACCTACAATCCTTATTTAATGGCTGGTTTGGGTATCGGAGGCATTGCACCACACAATCCAACAGCAACTGGTGTTGGTGGTCCGAGTGCACCCGTTGCTGCACCTAACCCACCCGGTACTCTTCCAATTGGTGGGGCAGCCCTCTTAAGCTATGGTGCTGGTATGGGTGCGGGTAGCGTTGGTGCAGCCGCACTAAAACATCATGCCCACCAACATGGACCCCATCATTATCGTCATTCATTGACAAATCGACATCGTGTATTGCGTACACGAAGTTCGGGTGCAACACACAATATATGGGATGAACAGGCCTTGGAG CATCTACCAGCCTATTCTCCCATATCGACTAGATCGCATCGTATCAATCCGGTATCATCATATCATGTACAAGCTGCCCTGGCAGCTTCACGTCGTCGAGAATCTATAAATAGTTCCATAGGAGCCACCTCGATACGACGACTAATAACTCTTAACAATCGTAATTGCCGGCATAAGATACCAGCTCATGTCAGACAGAAAGTTGGTAAATCTTTCACTTTTCTTGCCTTGGCTCATGGTCTGAAATGTGCTGTCCTAGTGCCAATATTTGGTTTACAAGGCTCCAATTCGGTATGGCATCATCGGGAAGAATGGCTGCAAGTAGGTCCTAATATTGGTTCTCTACTGCTCAGTGTGGGCTTACTTATATCTGCGTGCATGTGTCTGGTTACGCCTAAACTTATACATAAATTTGGTTATTCCCTGCTAATGGGTGCCAACTATGTGGCTGTGTGTTTATTTCTGCTGTGTCATTTATATCCCTCAATATATACTCTGCTGCCTGCTTATATACTATTCGGCTTGAGCCATAGTCCTTCGTTTATAAGTAAAATTGCTGTGGTTGTCCACTATGGCAGTAAACTGAGTTGTTCCCAGCATGAATGTACTCTGCTCTCTTCACATGCCTTGGATTCTTGGGAGGAGCATAAACTGTTTTGTAATCGTGATCAAAAAGTGAGACGTTTAGCTAGATGGTTTCATGCTTCCAAAGACTTTGGCATTATCATAGGCGCCATAATAGCTTCACTAGTATTATCGTGCACTTCAAGTGATTGGAATTGTCCGGGTGCAAATACAAAGCTACCTgctactactacaacaacaactactactgaGTCCAGTATTGCTAAACTTTTGCTACCAGCTACCAATTCTAGTGCACCTTTAGCGGCTGCTTTTCAATCATTTATACCCAGTACACCATATGTTTGGAATCATTTAAACGGCTTTAAAAATGAATTCTATAATCTAGATGAACATGGCAATCGCATTTGTGGTGCTGATATGTGTCCTCTGTGGCATAGTGATCTACAGGCGGAGAGTTATGCGGCAGGCAATGAAACCATATAttctaattttataaatgaGAAACCCCGAGAAGGCAGTTTTACTTTGATAGTGATATACTTGGTGTTTGCAACTGTTGCTTTGGTGTTCTCCGTATTGGTAGGTAAAATTCATGCCACTTTTCGTCATGAACGGATAAAGGGTATTACCGATACGCTACTATTCGCTGGTCCTTTGGCATATTTTATTGGTACCGAACAGGCTTATATTTTGAGTGACTTTTTGAGG GCCTTTGTTTCTTGCTCTTTGGGCATAAATATGGTACCAGGAGCTATAATAGGAATGGGTATAATGCAACTGATTGTGTCCGGAACTTTAAGTATGCTGCTGAGACATACTAAACGAATAGTGgtaatat TGGCCGGTTTCTTCTTTCACTCATGCCTACTGCTGGCCCTCTCCACCTGGAAACCCTCTAGTGATGATAGTGCACTATTCTATGTCCTGGCCGCCTCATGGGGTGCCTGCAATGGTATGTGGGAGACACTATTACTCGCTCTTGTAACACTAAATCATGCAAATCATGTAGCAGAGGTAGCATCACCATTACAAGCGTTACGTTTCCTAGGTTTGGGTATAACATTTGCTGCACATGGTTTTATGTGTGAAACACCGAAAATCATAACATTAGTCATAATACTGGTGGTGAGTGTGTTGCCATATGCAATGTTGGAAATACGTTTGGAATCACAGCGCAAAGCTCAGCTAAATAACTTATGA